A genomic region of Magnolia sinica isolate HGM2019 chromosome 6, MsV1, whole genome shotgun sequence contains the following coding sequences:
- the LOC131248332 gene encoding uncharacterized protein LOC131248332: MATGWVKSLQCKSRAFEDVYHPSPKPLNLILPTSGCRKSYQSLKDVVENTPKKPKKRHPIPPPQSPSPRPGSTPKPRTRAPACPPARTRSGPFFPTLTELPEGHSSRNVVEIIFRTSWCPKSIPGRIEMMFKVQNLPKTVSRFEEYREMVKSRAGGAGPGSRKEENARCVADGNELMRFHCVGPTNGEVYDAGGLCTFSAGKGGAIRTFSGSGGAHETAGGGKGRRAMLVCRVIAGRVCKGVDSFLEGGAVGGGGFDSVNGENGALVVFDSRALLPCFLIIYTT, translated from the coding sequence ATGGCGACTGGCTGGGTGAAATCCCTGCAATGCAAATCAAGAGCATTTGAAGACGTTTACCACCCGAGCCCAAAACCCCTCAATCTCATCCTCCCTACCTCCGGCTGCAGAAAGAGCTACCAAAGCCTTAAAGACGTGGTCGAAAATACCCCCAAGAAACCCAAGAAAAGACACCCAATACCTCCACCGCAATCGCCTTCCCCACGCCCTGGCTCGACCCCAAAACCCAGGACCCGAGCCCCAGCGTGCCCACCTGCCCGAACCCGCTCCGGCCCCTTCTTCCCGACGCTGACCGAGCTGCCCGAGGGCCATTCCTCTCGTAACGTGGTGGAGATAATCTTCCGTACGAGCTGGTGCCCGAAGTCGATCCCGGGCAGGATCGAGATGATGTTCAAGGTGCAGAACCTGCCTAAGACCGTCTCTCGATTCGAGGAGTACAGAGAGATGGTGAAATCCCGGGCAGGTGGGGCGGGTCCGGGCAGCAGGAAGGAGGAGAACGCCCGGTGCGTGGCGGACGGGAACGAGCTGATGAGGTTCCATTGCGTGGGCCCCACGAACGGTGAGGTATACGACGCCGGTGGACTCTGCACGTTCTCCGCGGGGAAAGGTGGGGCCATCCGTACGTTCTCTGGTAGCGGTGGGGCCCACGAGACCGCGGGTGGGGGAAAGGGGAGGAGAGCGATGCTGGTTTGCCGAGTCATAGCGGGCCGAGTCTGTAAGGGGGTCGACTCGTTCTTGGAAGGTGGAGCGGTCGGAGGTGGCGGTTTCGACTCAGTAAATGGGGAGAATGGCGCACTTGTCGTGTTCGATTCAAGAGCTCTTTTGCCTTGTTTTCTCATCATCTACActacttaa